Proteins encoded by one window of Gambusia affinis linkage group LG17, SWU_Gaff_1.0, whole genome shotgun sequence:
- the nadk2 gene encoding NAD kinase 2, mitochondrial isoform X2 produces the protein MARCPVVNLLRFGNRVARSGFLRPLHAAAGCSSTEPRTGFKPDRVAVVTKTTRYEFELQRYRYAGLSEEDLTQLLAMKGSSYSGLLERHNIHTSNVEHIVQSLQSAGMEVRVVRRGEYDDEVVRWADAIVSAGGDGTMLLVASKVLNKDKPVVGVNTDPERSEGHLCLPVRYTRAFPEALERLCRGEFRWLWRQRLRLHLEGTGINPTPVDLHEQQLSLEQHNWAHRISTVEQQQRAGALHPAYSKPSLLPVRSLNEIFIGESLSSRASYYEISVDGGPWEKQKSSGLSVCTGTGSKAWSFNINKLAEQSVEEVLRIGMSQAGVDLPLSREFVGKVTDDYNASLVFAPDEPRLFYSVREPISNRVFSSSRQRGFASRVCVRSRCWDACMVVDGGTSFEFNDGAIATVTVSEEDRLRTVLLDQ, from the exons ATGGCTCGCTGCCCGGTGGTGAACCTGCTGCGGTTCGGGAACAGGGTGGCCAGGAGCGGCTTCCTGCGGCCTTTGCACGCCGCGGCAGGTTGCTCCTCCACGGAACCAAGAACTGGGTTCAAACCGGACAGGGTTGCCGTGGTTACCAAAACCACCCGGTATGAGTTCGAGCTGCAGCGGTACCGGTACGCCGGACTGTCTGAGGAGGACCTGACGCAGCTG CTAGCCATGAAGGGCTCCAGCTACAGCGGCCTGTTGGAGCGCCACAACATCCACACCAGCAACGTGGAGCACATTGTCCAGAGCCTGCA GAGCGCCGGTATGGAGGTGCGGGTGGTGAGGAGAGGGGAGTACGATGACGAGGTGGTCCGGTGGGCCGACGCCATCGTCTCTGCTGGAG GTGATGGGACGATGCTGCTGGTGGCCAGTAAAGTTCTGAACAAGGACAAGCCGGTTGTTGGAGTGAACACCGACCCAGAGAG GTCAGAAGGTCACCTGTGTCTGCCGGTGCGCTACACCCGCGCCTTCCCAGAGGCTCTGGAGCGGCTCTGCCGTGGTGAGTTCAG GTGGTTGTGGCGCCAGCGGCTCCGGCTGCACCTGGAGGGAACCGGGATCAACCCGACCCCAGTGGACCTGCATGAGCAGCAGCTGAGCCTGGAGCAGCACAACTGGGCCCACCGGATCAGCACcgtggagcagcagcaga GAGCGGGAGCGCTGCACCCGGCCTACTCAAAGCCCAGCCTGCTGCCGGTGCGGAGCCTGAATGAGATCTTCATCGGGGAGTCTCTGTCCTCCAG GGCGTCGTACTACGAGATCTCTGTGGACGGCGGGCCCTGGGAGAAGCAGAAGAGCTCCGGGCTCAGCGTGTGCACCGGAACCGGGTCCAAGGCCTG gtCGTTTAACATCAACAAACTGGCTGAACAGTCTGTGGAGGAGGTTCTGAGAATCG GAATGTCTCAGGCCGGAGTTGATCTTCCCCTCAGCAGGGAGTTCGTAGGGAAAG TAACCGATGACTACAACGCGTCCCTGGTGTTCGCCCCAGACGAGCCCCGCCTCTTCTACAGCGTCAGGGAGCCAATCAGCAACCGCGTGTTCTCCAGCAGCCGGCAGAGAGGCTTCGCCAGCAG GGTGTGCGTCCGCTCGCGGTGCTGGGACGCCTGCATGGTGGTGGACGGCGGCACGTCCTTCGAGTTCAACGACGGCGCCATCGCCACGGTAACCGTGAGCGAGGAGGACCGGCTCCGGACCGTCCTGCTGGACCAGTGA
- the nadk2 gene encoding NAD kinase 2, mitochondrial isoform X1 yields MARCPVVNLLRFGNRVARSGFLRPLHAAAGCSSTEPRTGFKPDRVAVVTKTTRYEFELQRYRYAGLSEEDLTQLLAMKGSSYSGLLERHNIHTSNVEHIVQSLQSAGMEVRVVRRGEYDDEVVRWADAIVSAGGDGTMLLVASKVLNKDKPVVGVNTDPERSEGHLCLPVRYTRAFPEALERLCRGEFRWLWRQRLRLHLEGTGINPTPVDLHEQQLSLEQHNWAHRISTVEQQQRAGALHPAYSKPSLLPVRSLNEIFIGESLSSRAQLKVFTPRLFLHRASYYEISVDGGPWEKQKSSGLSVCTGTGSKAWSFNINKLAEQSVEEVLRIGMSQAGVDLPLSREFVGKVTDDYNASLVFAPDEPRLFYSVREPISNRVFSSSRQRGFASRVCVRSRCWDACMVVDGGTSFEFNDGAIATVTVSEEDRLRTVLLDQ; encoded by the exons ATGGCTCGCTGCCCGGTGGTGAACCTGCTGCGGTTCGGGAACAGGGTGGCCAGGAGCGGCTTCCTGCGGCCTTTGCACGCCGCGGCAGGTTGCTCCTCCACGGAACCAAGAACTGGGTTCAAACCGGACAGGGTTGCCGTGGTTACCAAAACCACCCGGTATGAGTTCGAGCTGCAGCGGTACCGGTACGCCGGACTGTCTGAGGAGGACCTGACGCAGCTG CTAGCCATGAAGGGCTCCAGCTACAGCGGCCTGTTGGAGCGCCACAACATCCACACCAGCAACGTGGAGCACATTGTCCAGAGCCTGCA GAGCGCCGGTATGGAGGTGCGGGTGGTGAGGAGAGGGGAGTACGATGACGAGGTGGTCCGGTGGGCCGACGCCATCGTCTCTGCTGGAG GTGATGGGACGATGCTGCTGGTGGCCAGTAAAGTTCTGAACAAGGACAAGCCGGTTGTTGGAGTGAACACCGACCCAGAGAG GTCAGAAGGTCACCTGTGTCTGCCGGTGCGCTACACCCGCGCCTTCCCAGAGGCTCTGGAGCGGCTCTGCCGTGGTGAGTTCAG GTGGTTGTGGCGCCAGCGGCTCCGGCTGCACCTGGAGGGAACCGGGATCAACCCGACCCCAGTGGACCTGCATGAGCAGCAGCTGAGCCTGGAGCAGCACAACTGGGCCCACCGGATCAGCACcgtggagcagcagcaga GAGCGGGAGCGCTGCACCCGGCCTACTCAAAGCCCAGCCTGCTGCCGGTGCGGAGCCTGAATGAGATCTTCATCGGGGAGTCTCTGTCCTCCAG GGCCCAGCTAAAAGTCTTCACTCCCCGTCTCTTCCTCCATAGGGCGTCGTACTACGAGATCTCTGTGGACGGCGGGCCCTGGGAGAAGCAGAAGAGCTCCGGGCTCAGCGTGTGCACCGGAACCGGGTCCAAGGCCTG gtCGTTTAACATCAACAAACTGGCTGAACAGTCTGTGGAGGAGGTTCTGAGAATCG GAATGTCTCAGGCCGGAGTTGATCTTCCCCTCAGCAGGGAGTTCGTAGGGAAAG TAACCGATGACTACAACGCGTCCCTGGTGTTCGCCCCAGACGAGCCCCGCCTCTTCTACAGCGTCAGGGAGCCAATCAGCAACCGCGTGTTCTCCAGCAGCCGGCAGAGAGGCTTCGCCAGCAG GGTGTGCGTCCGCTCGCGGTGCTGGGACGCCTGCATGGTGGTGGACGGCGGCACGTCCTTCGAGTTCAACGACGGCGCCATCGCCACGGTAACCGTGAGCGAGGAGGACCGGCTCCGGACCGTCCTGCTGGACCAGTGA